In Candidatus Poribacteria bacterium, a genomic segment contains:
- a CDS encoding sugar ABC transporter substrate-binding protein has product MGFVRVVLAVLALAAASSCRTGEHDTGVRVGVLATGIATPLTEAMRRGMEREAAEVGVSLVWFEPDPDARIKPGDEETIGASDLIDRRKVAALVYRPANVRRAWEVIRLARDASVPIVGVDVLHPGIRIDAFVTADYVAAGEDAASAAVEQIISLRRANVEGRVNTIVIEGAATDAGRDVTTGFYRVLDTLYEANVVGRGPAADATEAFERVSSLLNDYASNVQMLLVASPDAMPGAILAARTRGVAGFLVSAGVGAGEEACRLVIDGSHDYEVDLMPEERGALALSVAASIARGEPREPDAELTVENAMVPVFYGPRRVISIVNVGGMQYLWRGLYPK; this is encoded by the coding sequence ATGGGGTTCGTGCGGGTCGTCCTAGCCGTGCTCGCTCTCGCCGCAGCCTCGAGTTGCCGAACCGGCGAACACGACACCGGTGTTCGCGTTGGCGTTCTGGCGACCGGCATCGCGACGCCATTGACCGAGGCGATGCGGCGCGGCATGGAGCGCGAAGCCGCCGAGGTCGGGGTCTCGCTGGTCTGGTTCGAGCCCGATCCCGACGCTCGGATCAAGCCGGGAGACGAGGAGACCATCGGAGCCTCGGACCTCATCGACCGGCGCAAGGTCGCCGCGCTTGTGTATCGTCCCGCCAACGTGAGACGCGCATGGGAAGTGATCCGGCTGGCGCGCGATGCCAGCGTGCCAATCGTCGGAGTCGATGTGCTCCATCCTGGCATTCGGATCGATGCGTTCGTGACGGCGGACTATGTCGCTGCCGGTGAGGATGCCGCAAGCGCCGCGGTCGAGCAGATCATCAGTCTCCGTCGCGCGAACGTCGAGGGCAGAGTCAACACGATCGTCATCGAGGGAGCCGCGACGGACGCGGGCAGAGACGTGACGACCGGGTTCTACAGGGTCCTCGATACGCTGTACGAGGCGAACGTGGTCGGACGCGGGCCCGCGGCAGATGCCACTGAAGCCTTCGAGCGCGTCAGCAGTCTGCTGAACGACTACGCCAGCAACGTGCAGATGCTACTTGTCGCGAGCCCGGACGCCATGCCCGGCGCGATTCTCGCCGCTCGGACGCGCGGCGTCGCCGGCTTCCTGGTCTCTGCTGGCGTCGGAGCCGGGGAGGAAGCCTGCCGGCTTGTGATCGACGGTTCCCACGACTACGAAGTGGACCTGATGCCCGAGGAGCGTGGAGCGCTGGCTCTGAGCGTGGCAGCCTCGATCGCACGGGGCGAGCCCCGCGAGCCCGACGCGGAGCTCACGGTCGAGAACGCCATGGTTCCTGTGTTCTACGGTCCACGGCGCGTCATCTCGATTGTCAACGTCGGAGGCATGCAATACCTGTGGCGCGGTCTCTATCCCAAATGA
- a CDS encoding glycosyltransferase family 4 protein, which translates to MQALVHVTHEATHKIGGIGTVLHGLLTAPSYVREIGRSILVGTWSLGTSPSERLGTGGRVLYSVCDGIDTGRWRDVFRPIEERHKVWITYGTRRFEDREAGTSNDVDVLLIEASSIDPGRLTYFKATLYQRFGIASAQYEAYSDFEHWMRISEPAYEAAIAFLRSLGQDDSSEPHTVGFLAHEYMGMPTILKAVMEGEPNVYTAFYAHEVATIRPHVENHAGHDTRFYNLLRACLAEGRSIDDVLGDQSFSYRHALITRAWHCDAILAVGDWIVEEFRFLGTAFRSANIELVYNGIPAYDIDPAVRKDSHSRLARYCGNLLGYVPDYVFTHVTRFVQSKALWRDLRVLEHLDPLLAEAGRSAVLFLLSTEIGMGRPGEQVHRMEAEYGWPIVHRDGYPDLTGNEGGFYRAVEALNRRTRAVKVVFVNQFGWSRERCGMRMPENMEFMDIRQGSDVEFGMSIYEPFGIAQVEPLSFGAICVQTNVCGNLGFVRHASGDADVPNVLVADFTRLDGGWTGISGLAQIGWAERDSIERAESARLARELMDRLPRSEAESEALAQSGYEIARRMSWEVVARDYLLPSLSRAREARGREA; encoded by the coding sequence ATGCAGGCTTTGGTCCATGTCACGCACGAAGCGACCCACAAGATTGGCGGAATCGGCACCGTCCTCCATGGACTGTTAACGGCTCCGTCGTACGTGCGCGAGATCGGCAGGTCCATTCTGGTCGGGACGTGGAGCCTGGGAACCTCACCCTCCGAACGGCTCGGAACAGGCGGGCGTGTCCTCTACTCGGTGTGCGATGGCATCGATACGGGTCGGTGGCGGGATGTCTTCCGACCCATCGAGGAACGCCACAAGGTCTGGATCACTTACGGGACCCGTCGGTTCGAGGACCGCGAAGCCGGCACGAGCAATGACGTCGACGTTCTCCTCATCGAGGCATCATCCATCGACCCAGGTCGCCTGACGTACTTCAAGGCGACTCTGTACCAGCGGTTCGGGATCGCCTCCGCCCAGTATGAAGCGTACTCGGACTTCGAGCACTGGATGCGCATCTCCGAGCCTGCGTACGAAGCCGCGATAGCATTCCTGCGCAGCTTGGGTCAGGACGACTCGTCGGAACCGCACACGGTGGGCTTTCTCGCCCATGAGTACATGGGAATGCCGACGATCCTCAAGGCGGTGATGGAGGGCGAGCCGAATGTCTACACCGCGTTCTACGCGCATGAGGTGGCGACCATCCGCCCGCACGTCGAGAACCACGCGGGTCACGATACACGCTTCTACAACCTGCTGCGCGCCTGTCTCGCCGAAGGGCGCTCCATCGACGACGTGCTGGGAGACCAGTCGTTCTCGTACCGCCACGCCTTGATCACGCGGGCGTGGCACTGCGACGCGATCCTCGCCGTCGGGGACTGGATCGTGGAAGAGTTCCGGTTCCTGGGAACCGCGTTCCGCAGCGCGAACATCGAGCTGGTGTACAACGGGATACCTGCGTACGACATCGACCCGGCCGTCAGGAAGGACTCCCATTCCCGCCTCGCGCGGTATTGCGGGAACCTGCTGGGCTACGTGCCGGACTACGTCTTCACGCATGTGACGCGCTTTGTCCAGAGCAAAGCTCTTTGGCGCGATCTGCGCGTGCTGGAGCATCTCGATCCGCTGCTCGCCGAGGCCGGTCGGTCAGCCGTTCTGTTCCTTCTGTCCACCGAGATCGGCATGGGGCGGCCCGGCGAACAAGTCCACCGGATGGAGGCAGAGTACGGTTGGCCCATCGTTCACCGCGACGGCTATCCCGACTTGACCGGCAACGAAGGGGGTTTCTACCGCGCCGTCGAGGCGCTCAACCGCCGGACGAGGGCTGTAAAGGTCGTGTTCGTGAACCAGTTCGGCTGGTCGCGAGAGCGCTGCGGGATGCGGATGCCTGAGAACATGGAGTTCATGGACATCCGACAGGGAAGCGACGTCGAGTTCGGAATGTCCATTTACGAGCCGTTCGGCATCGCTCAGGTGGAACCGCTGAGCTTCGGCGCGATTTGCGTGCAGACCAATGTCTGCGGGAACCTCGGGTTCGTCCGCCATGCGAGTGGCGACGCCGACGTGCCGAATGTGCTGGTCGCCGACTTCACGCGGCTCGACGGCGGCTGGACGGGCATCTCCGGTCTGGCACAGATCGGCTGGGCGGAGCGCGACAGCATCGAGCGAGCGG